Proteins from one Ipomoea triloba cultivar NCNSP0323 chromosome 1, ASM357664v1 genomic window:
- the LOC116015697 gene encoding pentatricopeptide repeat-containing protein At3g18110, chloroplastic isoform X3 — MACSAGVLSFATPLTPKSRRKSKVRQRPSTSSSLDCTASTSSSSTTSTEQDSSNKFSYSRASPSVRWPHLTFTDTQRFQSPPLTLTPIENDSGFEIEVNDESQEEEDLDGGRTMTRARSRTKAKKMTKLALKRDKDWRKRVQFLTDKILQLKSEEFVADVLDEKLVQMTPTDFCFVVKWVGKSSWQRALEIYEWLNLRHWYSPNARMLATILGVLGKANQQVLAVEIFTRAEPTIGNTVQVYNAMMGVYARNGQFTKVQELLDLMRKRGCDPDLVSFNTLINARLKSGPMTPDLAIELLDNVRSSGLRPDIITYNTLISACARESNLKEAVKVFSDMETHRCQPDLWTYNAMISVFGRCGLASEAEKIFKDLEFKGFYPDAVTYNSLLYAFAKEGNLEKVKETCEEMIKMGFGKDEMTYNTMLHMYGKKGQHDLALQLYREMKSLGRDPDVVTYTILIDSLGKTNKMTEAANVMSEMLNSGIKPTVKTYCALICGYAKAGRQTEAEEMFNCMTRSGIKPDRLAYSVMLDMHLRSNQTKKAMLLYHGMINDGYAPEFSIYESILKVLRKENDEEGIQKVIKDLEELCDLSPEGISSLLVKGECYSLAAKMLKLSITQGYKLDKDNLLSILGAYSSSGNHSEAIELLNFVKEHVEESQKFLSEAMIVMLCKANQLTAALDEYFKSSNYSSHNGSFAVFEYLIKCCEADERFAEASQIFSDMRVSGLELSQDVYRTMANIYVMMGFPETGHYLVNQAETHGIPIDDISIYVGLIEAYGKLKLLEKAEDVVASLKRRCNVVDRKAWNALVQAYAVSGLYEKARAVFNRMMRDGPSPTVDTINSLMQALIVDDRLNELYVVIQELQDMGFKISKSTIILMLDAFAKAGNIFEVKKIYHGMKAAGYFPTMHLYRVMIGLLSRAKRVTDVEGMLSEMEELGFKPDLSVWNSMLKLYTKIEDFKKTVYVYQRIQEAGLKPDAETYNTLIIMYCRDRCPERGFSLMQEMLQQGLNPEMDTYKSLIAAFCKELMVEQAEELFECLKSEGHKLDRSFYHLMMKMYRSSGNSSKAEQLIVKMEESGIQPSTATMHLLMTSYGSSGHPREADEVLNNLKSTGATLSTLPYGSVIDSYLKNGDYNIGVQKLKDMIEEGPEPDHRIWTCFTRAASLCDHISEAKILLTAVADAGFDLPLRHGF; from the exons ATGGCGTGCAGTGCAGGCGTGTTGAGCTTTGCTACGCCGCTAACGCCAAAATCAAGACGAAAATCCAAGGTACGCCAAAGGCCctctacttcttcttctttggatTGCACAGCTtcgacttcttcttcttctactacaAGTACCGAGCAAGATTCCAGCAACAAATTTAGTTATAGTAGAGCTTCTCCGTCTGTGAGATGGCCACACTTGACATTCACCGATACCCAACGCTTCCAGTCTCCTCCACTGACACTGACCCCAATTGAAAATGATTCCGGTTTTGAGATAGAGGTGAATGATGAGAGCCAGGAGGAGGAGGATTTGGATGGGGGCAGGACTATGACTAGGGCTAGGAGTAGGACTAAGGCTAAGAAAATGACGAAATTGGCGCTGAAGAGGGACAAAGATTGGCGAAAGAGGGTTCAATTTTTGACCGATAAGATTTTGCAGTTGAAATCCGAGGAGTTTGTGGCCGATGTTTTGGATGAGAAGTTGGTGCAGATGACCCCTACTGATTTCTGCTTTGTGGTGAAGTGGGTTGGGAAATCTAGCTGGCAAAGGGCATTGGAGATTTACGAGTGGCTTAACCTTCGCCACTGGTATTCTCCCAATGCTAGAATGCTGGCTACAATACTGGGCGTGCTTGGGAAGGCCAACCAGCAAGTGTTGGCCGTAGAAATCTTTACTAGGGCAGAGCCAACTATTGGTAACACTGTGCAGGTGTATAATGCAATGATGGGTGTTTATGCTCGAAACGGCCAATTCACTAAAGTTCAAGAATTGCTTGATTTAATGCGCAAGCGAGGTTGTGATCCTGACCTTGTGAGTTTTAATACTCTCATAAATGCCCGCCTCAAATCGGGGCCTATGACACCAGATTTGGCAATTGAACTTTTAGATAATGTTAGGAGTTCAGGGCTTCGCCCTGACATAATAACATATAACACTCTTATAAGTGCTTGTGCGCGTGAGTCAAACTTGAAGGAAGCTGTAAAAGTTTTCAGTGATATGGAAACTCATAGATGTCAGCCTGATTTGTGGACGTATAATGCTATGATTTCAGTTTTTGGAAGATGTGGTCTGGCTAGTGAAGCTGAAAAGATTTTTAAGGATCTGGAGTTCAAAGGGTTTTATCCGGATGCAGTGACGTATAATTCGCTGCTCTATGCATTTGCAAAAGAAGGAAACCTTGAAAAGGTTAAGGAAACCTGTGAAGAAATGATAAAGATGGGGTTTGGAAAGGATGAGATGACTTATAACACCATGCTGCACATGTATGGAAAGAAGGGCCAGCATGATTTGGCTCTGCAACTTTACCGAGAGATGAAGTCTTTGGGCCGAGATCCTGATGTAGTTACATACACTATTCTTATTGACTCGCTAGGGAAAACAAATAAGATGACAGAAGCTGCAAATGTGATGTCAGAGATGTTAAATTCTGGGATTAAGCCAACTGTGAAAACGTATTGTGCTTTAATCTGTGGTTATGCAAAAGCTGGGAGACAAACGGAGGCGGAAGAGATGTTCAATTGCATGACACGTTCTGGTATCAAACCAGATCGCTTGGCATACTCTGTTATGCTGGACATGCATTTAAGGTCTAATCAGACCAAGAAGGCAATGTTGTTATATCATGGCATGATAAATGATGGATATGCTCCTGAATTTTCCATATATGAGTCCATCCTAAAAGTattgagaaaagaaaatgatgaagaaGGTATTCAAAAAGTGATCAAGGACTTGGAAGAACTGTGTGATTTGAGTCCAGAAGGCATTTCATCTCTACTTgtcaagggggagtgttatagtCTTGCAGCCAAAATGTTGAAGTTATCCATAACTCAAGGTTATAAACTAGACAAAGACAATTTGTTGTCTATTCTGGGAGCTTATAGTTCATCTGGCAATCATTCAGAGGCTATAGAGTTACTAAATTTTGTGAAAGAGCATGTAGAAGAATCCCAGAAGTTTCTAAGTGAAGCAATGATTGTCATGCTCTGCAAAGCTAACCAATTGACTGCTGCTTTGGATGAGTACTTCAAAAGTAGCAACTACAGTTCACACAATGGTAGTTTTGCAGTGTTTGAGTACCTCATTAAGTGTTGCGAGGCAGATGAACGATTTGCTGAGGCTTCTCAAATATTTTCTGACATGAGAGTTAGTGGGCTGGAACTTTCTCAGGATGTTTACAGAACCATGGCTAATATCTATGTGATGATGGGTTTCCCAGAGACAGGTCATTATTTGGTCAATCAGGCAGAAACACATGGCATTCCTATTGATGATATTTCCATTTATGTTGGTCTAATTGAGGCTTATGGGAAATTGAAGCTACTGGAAAAGGCTGAAGATGTTGTGGCTAGTCTGAAGCGGAGGTGTAATGTTGTGGATCGCAAGGCTTGGAATGCATTAGTACAAGCTTATGCTGTAAGTGGCTTGTATGAGAAAGCAAGAGCAGTTTTCAACAGAATGATGAGAGATGGTCCCTCTCCTACAGTGGATACCATCAATAGTCTCATGCAAGCATTGATTGTTGATGACAGATTAAATGAGCTATATGTTGTGATACAGGAACTACAAGATATGGGTTTTAAAATTAGTAAGAGTACCATCATTTTGATGCTTGATGCATTTGCAAAGGCGGGGAACATATTTGAAGTAAAGAAAATATACCATGGAATGAAGGCTGCTGGGTATTTTCCTACCATGCATCTTTACAGAGTGATGATTGGGTTATTGTCCAGGGCAAAACGAGTTACAGACGTTGAGGGCATGCTTTCTGAGATGGAGGAATTAGGATTCAAACCTGACCTTTCAGTGTGGAATTCTATGCTCAAGTTATATACTAAAATTGAAGATTTCAAGAAGACAGTTTATGTATACCAACGAATTCAAGAAGCTGGACTCAAACCAGATGCAGAAACTTACAACACTTTGATAATTATGTACTGTAGAGATCGTTGTCCAGAGCGAGGGTTTTCACTTATGCAAGAAATGCTACAGCAAGGTTTGAATCCTGAGATGGACACTTACAAAAGCCTCATCGCTGCATTTTGTAAAGAGCTGATGGTGGAACAAGCTGAGGAGCTCTTTGAATGCCTGAAGTCAGAAGGTCATAAACTTGATCGCTCTTTCTATCACTTAATGATGAAAATGTATAGAAGCTCTGGTAATTCTTCTAAAGCTGAACAGTTAATAGTGAAGATGGAGGAATCAGGAATTCAACCTTCCACTGCAACAATGCATTTGCTGATGACTTCTTATGGCAGCTCAGGACATCCTAGAGAAGCAGACGAAGTGTTGAATAATTTGAAGTCAACTGGTGCAACTCTGAGTACATTACCATATGGTTCAGTTATTGATTCTTATCTTAAGAATGGAGACTACAATATTGGCGTTCAAAAGCTTAAAGACATGATTGAAGAAGGTCCAGAGCCAGATCACCGGATATGGACCTGCTTCACTCGAGCAGCTAGTTTATGTGATCATATTAGTGAAgccaaaattttattaactgCTGTTGCAGATGCTGGTTTTGATCTTCCTTTAAGGCATG gcTTCTGA